Within the Halichoerus grypus chromosome 2, mHalGry1.hap1.1, whole genome shotgun sequence genome, the region ACCTAGGTTTGGGAGGTTGGGGGGTAACAGGTGAAGAACCTGGCTCTGAATCCACTGGGGTCAGGAGGGCTCAGGACAAATGAAAAAGGCATGGCACCTTATTTAAAAGCATTCCAGGACAGGGTggctatttttcattctttcagtaACAAAAAGGTTAAAAGAATTTGTCTTGGTCACCCaaggaaaattaaagattaaaaaagataacaaatgttcTGTGTGTTGCTTTATGGGGGACACTGGGCTTAATTAGCTACTTCACAGAAAGTATTAAGAACTAATGGCCTGTACTTAGAAGACAGCCATAGTAAAAGCCAACTGAGGGACAAAGCCTTCGAAGTTAGAGCCTATGACCACctgggaggcagtgggagaaTATTCTGGCTGGTAAAGGCCCTACACCCTGGTTCCAAGCTCACCTTGACCAGCTTGTCCCAGCCACAGGAGACAATAATGGGATTGCTGCTATTGGGTGAAAATCGGACACAAGATACCCACTCCGAATGGCTCTCGTCCTGCAGAAGACAGAAATCAGGAGAAACGATCCTGGTCCCCATGAAACCCACCACCCCTTCCCTCAGTTACATGGGAAGTATTCACACCCCCAGAACCGAAATCTTAGTATTAACAAAACCCTTTAGAGTACAGGCCAGGCTTGAAATCACCATGTACTGGCAAGATGAGAAGAGTAGGAGAGAATCTTCAACATGTGCTTTCTACATGTGCCTTCAGTTACCTGGACAGTATACTTGCATACACCCAGAGTATTCCACAGCTTGATAGTTTTATCTCGGGAGCCAGAAACAATTTGCCGGTTGTCGGAGGAGAAGGCCACACTCAGCACATCCTTGGTATGTCCTACAAATCTGCGTGTGGTGGTACCCCTGAAGAGGAGGACTTGGTCAGTCTCTAAATGCCGCAAACATCCTTCACATCAGACTATTTCCCTGGCCTTTTCGTCTCACTGGAGCTGCCATTAATCACATGAGTCTGGACATGGGTCTGATCACAACAGGCCCACGGTTGAGCATATGCCAGAGAATCCCTTCAGAATTGCAGGACATGTCCTCACTCCCGCATGGGGATTGGCTGACAATGTCATCTGTCATCACCGGGATCCTCCATTATGCCTGACCATCCAAAGACTGAGCTCCCAAGCTTACCAGCTTCAAACACTCGCCTACTCCCCACCACAGTATGTGGCAAAACTGCTCAACCAGCCCACTCCTAACAATTCTGCCTAACTAATTAAAAGCAGCAAGGATGGAAACCAAACAAACCCAACTATCTTTTCTAGGTACTCTCTTGCCCTACAATTCCCACAATGTACCTCACTGTCCCTTGGAAACCACCTCCCAACACATATACATCATTTCTGCCCAGCTTTTTCCCAGTGCCCCAAAGTTAATTGACCAGCTACTTGCGTTGTGAGATCCCAAAGACGAAGAgttccatcccaggagcctgagaggGCAAACTGGCCATCTGAGGAGATGACCACGTCACTAACAAAGTGGGAATGGCCCCGAAGAGCACGCTGCGGGATGCCATAGTTAGTCTCATCCCTCGTCAGCTTCCACATGATGATAGTCTTATCTAGGGGAGGTAAGAGAGAAAACCCAGTGAGGAATCCCATAGCCCCTTGCTGATCtactggataatccaggatccCTCAAGTTCATTGGTGGACATAAAAGATAACAAAGACAAGGACAAGTGGCTATTCAAAAAAGAGTCAAGTAGAACTGAGTAATGCCATGAAGATTAAACTCAGGGGTACAGAACTTTAGCAGATTTTGGATGCTCTTTTCTAACATTGAGATCAATTAAACATCTTTTTTGAGTCTGATCTGAGATCTAAAGCATAAACACTACTGCTTGGGTGTGGGAAGACTAGCTGTGAGATTCTTAACAATTGCTGCTGAGGGCTGCCCCAAGTGCTGAATTTGGAAAAGTTGCTTTACACGCTACGACACTGGATGCTTTCAATGAAACATGTTAGACTGAACAAGCTTTCCAATTAAGCGCCAAACATTACCCCAGCCTCAGCCTACTTTTAATAGTGTGGGGGCCAACAAAAGGCACAAGAGGCCTCCAACCGCTGCCAAGTTCAGAGAATGAAAAAACCgaaggcagggggaaaaaaaagcacgGGCCAGCAAGGAGATTGGAGACACGACTTTCCCTTGGAGTCCATCCACTACCCACTAAGCACAGGGCCGGGCAGAAGCTCAGAAACAGCCTCTGGATCTCAGCACAAGCACTCAGATGGCATGTTGGGATCATCACCGCCCCGCCCGACCCCGCAGGCTTCTGTGCACACTCAGGCACACCTGCGAGAAGGTGGGTAAGAAATAAAACTCCAACCCTGCAATCCTCCTGCCAGCCACGAGCTAATCTAGGTCTCCATCTCTGCCAAGTGGGAATGCCTCACGGGCTTATCCGGGCTGAAACCTAGGCCCGGGTCCGCATGCCCCAACTCACACCGGGACGGAGTTTTCCAAGCCGCCAACTCGCGCGCCACTGGCAACGCCAGGCGACGCGCGCAACCCACTCATCCCTCAATCCTTTGCCCCGCACCTTAGCCCGTACCTCGAGAGGCGGACAGTATCATGTCCGGGAACTGGGGAGTGGTTGCGATCTGAGTCACCCAGCCGTTGTGGCCCTTGAGGGTGCCACGAAGTGTCATCTGCTCAGTCATGGCGGCGGCGAGTGCGGGTGTCGCCGCGGCGACAAGGATGGAATTGGATAGTTCAGAGAGACCTGCAACACAGCCACTACCGCCCCGGCCCTgcggaggaaaagggagaaaaggccCCCGCCGGAACCGGAAATACCCGCCTGTTCGAGCAAAAATGGCGGCCCCCTAATGCACTTCTGCTTAAGATGGCGGCGCCACGTAGGGCAAAAGGCGAGGTGAAAAGACAAAACTTCATCGTTCCCTCGCTACGCAACATAGTTTGGCAGTGCTATACAAAAACATGCTGAAACCAACTCCACCAAGCGTTTAAAAAGGCCCCTCAAACGTCCACTGGGGCATGATGTGTAAGAAGCGGAAGACGGTAAGTGCACAGCATATTCCCATAAGGATCGTCCTGCGCCTGCACTGCCCCCACGTGGCACAGCGCGAGCCCCGCCCTTTCCGCTTGGTGCCTCGGAGGGCTACGCTGAGGGAGCTTAATTTCGAGGTGAGAACTGTGAGTAACGGTAAGCAATATGAAAAATATGGTAGTCAGCTTTTAAAGTACACTGCTCAGGTGAACTACTAAACCCTGACAGATTTCCATCGCAGTGGGCAGCTGCTCCCCCAAGAGGTTTTTGCTCTGAGGGAATTGACTGAGGCACTCCCTGTCCGGAAGGACTTAGTCCAGGCAGAAGTTCAGACAGGAATGGGTTACGGAACGGAAAACCCGGGAGGAACGAAAAATCGGCCTGTGGGCTGCTTGTCGGCCACCCAGCTCTCGCCGTGGCAGGAGTGCGGAGAGGCGTCGCAGAAACTAGGAGAGGAAAGGCCTCCGGGTTCTGACTTCTGCGGACTCGGGTCGAAAGCCGGCTCTGAGCCTCACCACCTCACAGAAAGGTCGGCGGGTCTCCGGGTCCAGGCGTGACCCCAAGGAGGTGCCCTCAGACTGGGAAGCAGTGGAACGTGGTTCCCGGGCTGCCTACCGGCCTCCCATTTAACCGCATGGTACGTGAATATGTGGTGCCTCCCACTACGGCACATCCTTGGTATTAAGAGATGATGCTGGCAGATAGCGCCCTTGTCACATATGTTTTTAAAGGGGGAGAGGCACAGACCAGGGTGATAGCAGTCGCTGTCATCTATGCAAAATAAGGGGGGATTATACATacgtatttattttgtttgtaacaCGTATTAAGTTTCACATCTGTGAAACGAGGTTGGAAATAATAGCACCTACCAAAAATGGTGTTGAGGAGAGTAAATGAGTTAAGATAGGTTTAAGCGCCCAGAGCAATGCCTGGCAGAGTAAATGCAGGCAAACTTAAACTCCCTAGCTCTTGTTTTAGGTCTTGGGGGATACAGCTGTGAGCAAGACGGTGAGGACTTGGTTTTCTTGGAGTTTACATTTGATGGGGTGAGTGGAAAGGAGATTGAGAGGGAAATTGGagcaaagagaggaaggagaagtagGAGACAGCCCTGTGGATATATGGGAGGATAAGGTTCCAGTAAGAGGGACAGAATATGACGGGGGCGGGGCGAGGTGGGCGGGGAAGGAGTCAGTGCCAAAAGTCCTGAGCTGGAGTTTTGGAGCTGCTGAAAACCAAACAGTGGGATGGAGGTGAGGGGCAGTTGACAGGGCCAGCAGGCGTGGGGAAGGACCGTGGCTTCTCAGGGTGCGGGCCTATGTTTCAAGGGTCCCGGTTGTGTACATcacctgtcttttctctttaGCAACACTAAACTCGAACTGCACTCCGACTCACATGTTTTGTTTGTCCTGTGGTCATGAGAGACCCCTACCTTCACGCACACCAATATCCAGCTCGCTGTTCATAGCTTGGGTCATGCCAAGTACTCTGGGCGGTTGGGACAAATGGGGAGGTGAGAGATTCCACGCATCTTCAAGTGGAGATGCGCAGCGCAAACACTCCCCTGGCTGTTGGCCTATACATGCAGAGGATTTGCTCTCAGTTCAAGAACACACTTCCTTTATCTCCTACCTGTACTCTCTAAAGAGATCATTCCTTAGTCATATTTACCCCCTCGAGAAACCTCATTTGGCTCTCTGTTTTCTTGAATGTTGCCAGGGAGCCCCTGTGGAATCAACATCCCTGAGGTAGGGCCAGGAGTAcaggtttattttgtttgtttgtttatttgtttgtttatcagagagtacaagcagggggagtagcaggcagagggagaagcaggctccgtactgaacaaggagccccatgcggggtcatgacctgagccgaaggccgtcgcttaaccgtctgagccacctaggcattcCCAGGAGTGCAGGTTTAAAACGAGCCTCCCAGGTCTCTCAGGCCTGCTCTAGAACGCGACCTTTCGGCACCGCCCGGCCCTTTTCCAGAAACGGGCGGTTCCCAGGCTAGCCccgccctccccaggcctcctctgGGCGGACCCCTTCTTCGAGTCCTCCCCTCGGGCTACCGAGACCAGACCGAGATTTCTGTAGCTGTCTTTGGCCTCCCGCAACCGGAGGGCCTCGCCCTACGCCAGCCCCTTACTCTTTGAGACGGTTCTGGCAGCGGCCCCTCCTGTTGGGCCAAGGCAGGAACTCGGGTTTTGCATTGGAGCCCACCAGCACCGATCTGGCAATgccagtggagagggagaaatgggatGTAATGGACTTCCGGACGACCGGACCACAGGATTGGGCTTTCCACCTCGGGAGTTTTCCTCCAATCAGTGCCTGGCCTCCCTTCTCTTGGAGAGGATGCCGGCAAGCCACAAAACCACCGAGGGGCCTTCCTGAATCGAGGGAGGCCTGGCCGACTCTCCGGACACTTTGGGTGTAGCTGGGTGCAGGGACCGGGGGCAGCGGGAGCCTTCCCCTCTTCAGCCCAAGCTGGAGTTGAGCCCCATACATGCCTGCTTCCCTCTGGGGCCCCGCAGCTCCCTGCTAGGCGTATGGGCGCACCTGGACTACTCACTCCTCAAGCCTGGCCCCTTCCAGTGGGATGACTTCTCTCGGCTGCGGGATGCATCTTAAGAATAAGCCGCGTGCTTCCCATAACAGTCTGCTGCCTCTGTAGGCATCGGTAGGGCCTCTGGGCCTTTTCATTCCACGTGTCTATGATCTGGCCTCTGGGAGGTGGAAACCTGCTGGAGGGCCCCACCTGACCTTGGGAGAAATTGGGGAAAGTTACTCTGCGGAGTCTTCTTTGTGCTCCTCAGGCCACCCCTCTGGTAAGTTCCCCACCCACTTCTGGTCCCATCCCTTGGGCTGCCCGTCCTCTCCCATGTCCCCACTGGTACCACCTTCAGGCCCAGACAAGGTaaacaaaggagagaaattgGAAATGCTCTTCTAAGGAAGTCtgtccctggggtgcctgggtggctcagtcgtgaagcatctgccttcagctcaggtcatgatccagcgtcctgggatcgagccccacatgggcttctctgctcatcaggaagcctgcttctccctctccagctccccctgcttgtgttccctctcttgctgactctgtcaaataaatttataaaatttaaaaaaaaaaggggggaagtcTTTCTCACCATTCCTTTTCTGCTGGGAATCCCTAAGATCGACACAGCTGGAAGAAGGCCCTCTTGTTTCCCTTCTAGAGGCCTATGACCTCTTCTAGGAACAGAGGCCTCTATTCCCTCCTGCCAGCATTCAGGAGATGACACAGGTCTTCCCTTCCATGAGGTGGTGAGGATTACTGTGGGTGATAggtgaggggctgagggaaagggGTGTGGCCAAGACCAGAGGGCCTCTGTCAGCTAAAGCAAGTGGCTTCCCTTCATTTTGCTGTTCCTCTGCAGATTCAGTGTGGTTGGCATTGGCATGCCCCATACTCCTTTTGTGGCTACCGTGGCTCtcccatgctcttccaactgtCAGTTCTCTcccacacagaacacacacattaTTCTGCCTGGAAGGCCCACCATATCCCACCCTCACTTTTCTTAGTTAATCTAAGTTTCCTTCAGGTCTCAACTCAGGTTGCCACATCAGGGAAACCCTCTTGTGACCCTCAAGTCTAGGTTAGGTTCCTTGTTTCATGCCCTCATGGTGATGGTGTTCGGGGCCTTCACAGCACTTAGTTCAATTTGCCCTTATTTGAATCCCTCAGGGCTTTTCCTCAGTGCCCTGAGGTCAGGGAATGATCTGTTTGGGCTGCATTTGCTGGTAGAGGGTTTGGTTGTGGAAGATTCTAATCTTGGTGACTAGCCTCATAGGCTAAGTAGTTAAGGGCAAGTAGTTAAAGggtgtttcaggcagagggatCACCATGGGGAAGAGGTGTTAAGAGTGGTTTGCATGCAGAGGTTTGGGAGATGGTTTCAAATGGGAAGGTAGGATAGAGTGAAACCCAAGGTGATCAAGGAGCCCCTATCGAGGAGTTGACTGGTAAGGAATTTTGTCCTGAAGCCTAGGACTGTCTCTTTAGGATTATCATAATCCCTCTCCTGCCTAGACTTGATTTTGCTGACAGTCATTTGTTGTCAGAGTGGAGGGTAGGTTGGAAGAGTGAGACTAGAAAGACGAGTTTAGAAGCTGGACAGGAGGATCTGTAGGAGTCATGAGAGTCCTATAAAAGGAGGCACTGAGAACTTCCTACTGGCCTTATGAGTGAGTCAACATTTCATCTAATCCATATctctcctccctaccccacctTCTTCACTCCAGTATCTAGAATTGGGCTCTGATTATAGAAACTTTCATGATGAGGCCTAAAGAATTAAGTTCAAAAAGGTTGGAAGGAAACATGGGAAGTTCTATTCTTAGGTTCCATTATTCCTGGTGAGAGGTAGGGATGTGATACTAAATCAATGCCGGGAACAGATGTTATCAAAAAACCATATATCATTTCTTTATGTctcttgataaatatttagtGTCCATCTTAGGCAGAAATCTGAGGTCTAACAGTCCCCTAGAAAGCTGCTAAGGCATTCTGTTGTGTTTTCCCTGGGAGATGGACTGTGGGATTCCCTAGACCCTAGGTGCTTCAGCAGATATGCAGTCAGAGGTTGTGGAAGTGGGCATGACCCAGGCAGGTCTGGGCTGTAGTCCAGGCAGAATTATAAACATGCTAGGAGAAGGCAAGCCTCTAGCTTGTTAAAGGATTTAAAACACCATTAGGTGGTAGGGAGAAACAAAAGGTGACCCAAGGTGccctttttttcagctttttacctGGAAGAGAATTTGATAAGAACTAGGGTTGGGAGAATATGTTGAAATGGAACTTTGAGGCTGGCTACTTACCACAAGATAAGAAGGCTTAAGAGGAAACAGTCCTTCCTGCTCATACTTGGGTTAAATAACCAGAGCTTGCTGAGAAATTCCATCCTCtgctggagggggagagagaggattcTATGTGCTTAGGAAATGCAGACAGAAAGGGGATGTGACCTCCAGGGATCCTCTTCCAGGTGACCTTTGTCCTTCATTTTTGTGGGGCCCTGCTTGGTACCAAGTGGAATTGTCAATCAGAAGTCTCTGACCAACTCTGCATCTGAGTCCTTTAGGATGGGGTAAAAGATTAGGAAGGCCTAAGCTATGGACGAATAAGAATAAGCCCCTCCCTGTTTTTTAAGGCTGTTTCTAGctcattttcctcctttgggAGGGATAGAGGTGGGGAGAAGAGTAGTAACTCTTCCTTCTTTGCTGGTCTACTGTCACATCTCCTCCTCCAACTTCTCACATGCCAAGATGAGCTATTTCCCCCTGCCCAGGGTTCTCAGACTGTACCTCTGAGGACTATGGTTTGTGGGCAAAGACTATAtcattaaaagttaaatttgttACCACTTTTAGCTCTCACAGTCTCCTCCTTTTCAGCCCTGTTATTCCGAAAACCTCTCACTTCCTCTTTTCTCATTATCACTACCAGTACAGACTGCTTTCCCTTCTAGGACTCCATGATTTCTTTATCACCCTCTGTCAGGATTTAGGtgtgagaggaggaagggaagaaccCACTTACCTACATTAATGCTAGGTTTTGCCCCACATCCCATTGTCAAAAAGTCAGGCACcaaataaaaccttatttattcttatattcCTCCTATTTTgaggccccagccctggctcttTTTTGGGAAGAGGGTAAAACAGTTTGTTTTTTAGCTACTTCCTATTAGAGTTCTCCTCTATCACATTTCTCACATGTGATCCACATGAATCACAAGTGGAACTGGTTCAAGACTGTtttagtcacatttttaaaaaatacaagaaggccttcttttaagtattttcttctaTGCCCCAAAATACCACCTTTGAGCCTACCTCTCTTGATTGGGAAAAGAGAGTTCCcacttctttttcatcttccctttgGACTTGCTTCTACTCCTGAGAGTCCTAGAAAGGACCAGAATTCAACCTGCCTTATTTCTATGGAACTGTACAATTCATTGTGATTTGACAGCCACTAGCCATGTATGgctatttcaaattaattaaaattaaatacaattaaaaattcagttcctgagtTGGACTAGACACATTTCAAGAGCTCAAGCTCAAGGTAGCTAATGGTACCTACTACATCAAACAGCACAGATTGAGAACACTTCCATTGTTGCAAAGTCCTTTTAGACCTGGTATAGCAGGCTGTCTTATGTCCCCCTATTTGTTACCCTATTTTATCAGTTGGTAAATGTAATAACTTCACTATTACAGGATAACTTTCAAGGGGGGGTCAGGGATTGGGGGTGGAGAATAGCATAGAACTGTAGGTCCTATAAAGATTTCTGGAGGCATGGCATAGGGGCCAGAGGTTGACGGCCAGTGGCAGAAGAGACCTAGGTTTTAAGGAAGTGCTTTAGGAGCTGATGTTATATGTGTGATTCCAGGGCCACACACACCAACAGGAGCAGACAGGTTCTGGTTTTATAAGTTCTGCATAATActtaaaaaccaaagcaaaaaaaatgaCTGTCAAAGTGATTGGCTCTGCTGAAACTGATGTTTGCTGAAGTGATTGCCTTACTCATCATTTCTAGATCTTCATTTCATATACTGCTTTATCTGTCATAGCCCTTGTTCTCCCAAATGGCAGTGACAGAGGCAGCTCTGGTTTAAAAAAAGGTCTGCTGACTCTGTCACCTGCCTGCCAAGAGCTGGCAGAAGTAGGAGTCATATCAATTCCACTAAGACTGCGTTTAATAAGGTTCTAGCTAGGTGGAGCTATTCTTCCATTCAACACTTTTAAACATGTAGGTCAGTCACTGGCTATAGGGCATATGTAAAGCTGGTAATGGCATATCTGTGGATTTGACCACTTTCCCTGAGTAGagaccaatggttctcaaccacGGATGATTTTGTTTCTCTCACCCCTCTCCACAAGACATTTGGAAATGTTGGGAGACATTTGTGGTTTTCACAGCTGGTGGGGGAGTGCTACTTACATCTGGTGGGTAGAGTCCCGGGATGCTGCTAggcatcctacagtgcacaggacagcccgcTTCCCCCGAAAATAATTATCTtactcaaaatgtcaatagtgctgaggttgagaaacatAGGTCTAGGCTACAGTGTGGATCAGTTCTTAAAGTCCCGACTACTCATGAGGTCCAGGCTCAGTGGGATAATAATTAAGGCTAGCAAGTGTCTATtaaattgggaaggaaaaaaattaggagTCAGTGGAACTGTGGCCTCCATAAAACTGAAGGGCAGGTATAACTGGAGTGTGTTTGACTGCACTAGAAGGCTAAGAGCTAAGGTCATAGTGCAACTGGAGATGAGGATTTCAGATGTGTAGCAAGTCTGTGTAAAGATGAGGTCCCAGGTACAGCCACAGGAGTAGTGAGGAGCAAGTTTAAACAGTCTGACTTGTGATACAGCAGTCAACAGCTGAACCTAGTAGGGAAAACATTCATTAAACAGATGAGTATCTGGTGAATATGGATATACCAGTTTTTCTCAATGTTTTTGTAACCCATAGCTCTACTTCTCATATTACCTAAAAATCTCACATTTTCCCACCTTCAGTGCTATTTAAAATTTCACAATTAAGTATCATGACTAAAAATCAAAGCAACGGTAATTTTGTAAGACAAAATTTATTCAGATGATGTGATAACCCAGTCACTGTTAAGCCTTAACTTTTCTTTCCTGGGTGGTGTAGAAGATGTAACAAAACACAAGCTGCTTTAACAATACTCTGGTACTGCTTTCTCCCCAGAGCTAGATATacgccctccccccaaaaaagctttTAAGATGTAAAGAGAAAACGGAATAAATTCTTCTCatctttttagacattttatatCCCAATTTCTCTAGAGTCTTTATCTGGAAGTTTCTAGTCAAAACAATCAGACTTTTGAGTTCTACATACTCCTCTTGAAGTTCTTTCAGTGAGGACCAAATATCAGTGAAAACCTTTCCAAAAGCTACCACGGGTAGGTTTTAAGAACAACGTCAAGAACAATCACCCAAAAtagttctggatatttcatgttttttttcttgaaataacttTTATGAATCTAGTCCTTCAAAGATGGCCAAGCAAATTGGACATTTTTAGTATAAGTTTGCTATGTGTACCTGGATTTTTGGTAAGTTTTGcttaaagtatttctttttttttttttgcttaaagtaTTTCAAAACAAGCAGGGATGTTGGTGCTTGCATTTTGACATTTCATGGTCTATGTGTTTTAAGCTTCAATGCATTAAATTCTGCTGAAAGttttaatttatgaaattttaaagtacAGATTCTCTTTAGGTGGTGTTCCAAAATCAGAGGGTTGTTTTGTCATTGGTGTTCCAAAATCAGTTCTGTCCATAAATTCAGCTGAATACAGTTGACAACCAAGGAACCTCAGTATGTAACAGAAAATACTCTTCAACAGCATTCTGAACAGATCTTCAAAAATCAAGGCAAACTGGGATTGAATATACTGTTTTTCACAAAGGTTAACTGACAGAAAG harbors:
- the RACK1 gene encoding small ribosomal subunit protein RACK1 produces the protein MTEQMTLRGTLKGHNGWVTQIATTPQFPDMILSASRDKTIIMWKLTRDETNYGIPQRALRGHSHFVSDVVISSDGQFALSGSWDGTLRLWDLTTGTTTRRFVGHTKDVLSVAFSSDNRQIVSGSRDKTIKLWNTLGVCKYTVQDESHSEWVSCVRFSPNSSNPIIVSCGWDKLVKVWNLANCKLKTNHIGHTGYLNTVTVSPDGSLCASGGKDGQAMLWDLNEGKHLYTLDGGDIINALCFSPNRYWLCAATGPSIKIWDLEGKIIVDELKQEVISTSSKAEPPQCTSLAWSADGQTLFAGYTDNLVRVWQVTIGTR